From Streptomyces sp. NBC_01460, a single genomic window includes:
- a CDS encoding ATP-binding cassette domain-containing protein — translation MSDSVLLALRGASFAYEDGPAVLSGLDFEAREGRALALLGRNGSGKTTLMRLLSGGLRPKAGQLTVEDRPVTYDRKGLTGLRTTVQLVVQDPDDQLFAASVSQDVSFGPLNLGLPDAEVRARVDEALAALDIAALADRPTHLLSYGQRKRTAIAGAVAMRPRVLILDEPTAGLDPDGQERLLTTLGTLRAGGTTVVMATHDVDLALRWADDVALLTPAGVRAGPAPETLARTDLLREAGLRLPWGIATTQLLRAHGLLDATTAGPRTPEQLAADFVPPAVAVRTPSES, via the coding sequence ATGAGCGATTCCGTGCTGCTCGCCCTGCGGGGCGCGTCCTTCGCGTACGAGGACGGTCCCGCCGTCCTCAGTGGCCTGGACTTCGAGGCGCGTGAGGGGCGTGCGCTCGCCCTGCTCGGCAGGAACGGCAGTGGCAAGACCACGCTGATGCGGCTCCTCAGCGGTGGACTGCGCCCGAAGGCGGGGCAGTTGACCGTCGAGGACCGGCCGGTCACGTACGACCGCAAGGGACTGACCGGGCTGCGCACGACGGTCCAACTGGTGGTGCAGGACCCTGACGACCAGTTGTTCGCCGCGTCCGTCTCCCAGGACGTGTCGTTCGGGCCGCTGAATCTCGGCCTGCCCGACGCGGAGGTGCGGGCCCGGGTGGACGAGGCGCTCGCCGCGCTGGACATCGCCGCCCTGGCCGACCGGCCGACCCATCTCCTCTCCTACGGGCAGCGCAAGCGGACCGCCATCGCCGGCGCGGTCGCGATGCGGCCCCGGGTGCTGATCCTCGACGAGCCGACCGCCGGGCTCGATCCGGACGGACAGGAACGGCTGCTCACCACCCTCGGCACCCTGCGCGCAGGGGGCACCACCGTCGTGATGGCCACCCACGACGTGGACCTCGCCCTGCGGTGGGCCGACGACGTCGCGCTTCTCACCCCGGCCGGCGTCCGGGCCGGGCCGGCGCCCGAGACGCTGGCCCGCACGGATCTCCTGCGGGAGGCCGGACTTCGGCTGCCGTGGGGCATCGCGACGACCCAACTGCTGCGCGCCCACGGCTTGTTGGACGCGACGACGGCGGGCCCCCGCACGCCGGAGCAGCTCGCGGCGGACTTCGTCCCGCCGGCCGTCGCCGTCAGGACCCCGTCGGAGTCCTGA
- the cbiQ gene encoding cobalt ECF transporter T component CbiQ, whose translation MLPIDAAAHSSRWRRRHPVDKAVLGLGLTVLAISLPPWPGAVLVLVTAVSVLLGPAGVSARHLWRAYRVPLGFCVTGAATLLVQVGGPEGLVGLADGGPVRAGELLLRTSAASLGVLLFAFTTPMSDLLPRLVGAGVPAAVVDVALVTYRMSFLLLDSMRRIREAQAARLGHTTRAAAWRSLAGLGATAFIRAFDRAARLQSGLAGRGYDGTLRVLVPEARVSARFTAASVVLLAALAALTFALERPLS comes from the coding sequence ATGCTGCCGATCGACGCGGCGGCGCACAGCAGTCGCTGGCGCCGCCGCCATCCCGTCGACAAGGCCGTGCTCGGGCTGGGACTGACGGTGCTGGCGATCTCGCTGCCGCCGTGGCCCGGTGCCGTCCTGGTCCTCGTCACCGCGGTCTCCGTGCTCCTGGGCCCGGCCGGCGTGTCCGCCCGTCATCTGTGGCGGGCGTACCGGGTGCCGCTGGGCTTCTGTGTCACCGGGGCGGCGACGCTCCTCGTGCAGGTCGGCGGGCCGGAGGGGCTCGTCGGCCTGGCCGACGGAGGGCCGGTCCGCGCCGGGGAGCTGCTGTTGCGCACCTCGGCCGCGTCACTCGGTGTCCTGTTGTTCGCGTTCACCACGCCGATGTCCGACCTGCTGCCCCGCCTGGTCGGGGCGGGGGTGCCCGCGGCAGTCGTGGACGTCGCCCTGGTGACCTACCGCATGAGCTTCCTGCTCCTCGACTCGATGCGCCGGATCCGGGAGGCCCAGGCCGCCCGGCTCGGCCACACCACCCGGGCGGCCGCCTGGCGTTCCCTGGCCGGGCTGGGGGCCACCGCCTTCATCCGGGCCTTCGACCGTGCTGCGCGGCTCCAGTCGGGGCTGGCCGGGCGCGGCTACGACGGCACCTTGCGCGTCCTCGTTCCCGAGGCCCGTGTCTCCGCCCGGTTCACAGCCGCGAGCGTGGTGCTGCTCGCAGCACTCGCCGCCCTGACCTTCGCTCTGGAAAGGCCTCTGTCATGA
- a CDS encoding energy-coupling factor ABC transporter substrate-binding protein: MNKNTKINALLLLVVAALAVLPLALGLGDDEKEPFAGADAQAETAITEIDPGYEPWFSPLYEPPSGEIESALFALQAALGAGVLAYYFGLRRGRRQGELRAGAPQDGGGRARESAARRT, translated from the coding sequence ATGAACAAGAACACGAAGATCAACGCCCTTCTGCTGCTCGTCGTGGCCGCGCTGGCCGTCCTGCCGCTGGCCCTGGGGCTCGGGGACGACGAGAAGGAGCCGTTCGCCGGCGCCGACGCGCAGGCGGAGACGGCGATCACGGAGATCGATCCCGGCTACGAACCCTGGTTCTCCCCGCTGTACGAACCGCCCTCCGGTGAGATCGAGTCGGCGCTGTTCGCCCTCCAGGCGGCGCTCGGCGCGGGGGTCCTCGCGTACTACTTCGGTCTGCGGCGCGGGCGCCGTCAGGGCGAGCTGCGCGCGGGGGCACCGCAGGACGGTGGAGGCCGTGCCAGGGAGTCCGCGGCCCGGAGGACCTGA
- a CDS encoding energy-coupling factor ABC transporter permease — MHIAEGFLPPAHAIAWGVASAPFVVHGVRSLTREVRENPESTLLLGASGAFTFVLSALKLPSVTGSCSHPTGTGLGAILFRPPIMAVLGTITLLFQALLLAHGGLTTLGANVFSMAIVGPWAGYAVYKLLRRYTVPLMVAVFFGAFVADLSTYCVTSVQLALAFPDPVTGFLGALGKFGSIFAVTQIPLAVSEGLLTVLVMRLLVQSSKGDLTRLGVFLAGKQARAGAEEKTGAVA, encoded by the coding sequence ATGCACATTGCCGAGGGATTTCTGCCTCCGGCGCACGCGATCGCCTGGGGTGTCGCGTCCGCGCCGTTCGTCGTCCACGGAGTCCGGTCACTCACACGTGAGGTCAGGGAGAACCCGGAGAGCACCCTGCTCCTGGGCGCCTCCGGAGCCTTCACGTTCGTCCTGTCCGCCCTGAAGCTCCCTTCCGTCACCGGGAGTTGTTCCCACCCCACGGGCACAGGGCTGGGCGCCATACTGTTCCGCCCGCCGATCATGGCGGTGCTGGGCACCATCACCCTGCTGTTCCAGGCGCTGCTGCTCGCGCACGGCGGCCTGACCACGCTCGGCGCCAACGTCTTCTCGATGGCGATCGTCGGGCCCTGGGCCGGATACGCGGTCTACAAGCTGCTGCGCCGCTACACCGTGCCGCTGATGGTGGCGGTGTTCTTCGGGGCGTTCGTCGCCGACCTGTCCACCTACTGCGTCACCAGCGTCCAGCTCGCGCTCGCCTTCCCGGACCCGGTCACCGGGTTCCTGGGGGCGCTCGGGAAGTTCGGCTCCATCTTCGCGGTCACCCAGATCCCGCTCGCGGTGAGCGAGGGGCTCCTGACCGTGCTGGTGATGCGGCTCCTCGTGCAGTCCAGCAAGGGTGATCTGACCAGGCTCGGCGTGTTTCTCGCCGGCAAGCAGGCCCGCGCCGGGGCCGAAGAGAAGACCGGGGCGGTGGCCTGA
- a CDS encoding hydroxyacid dehydrogenase has product MTPPSRTAYHRPRTVLAMEPSVRDALFDQESLARLVAVADTDPSLVVHDFGDPAVADALGRAEVLFTGWGCPPLTADVLERLPRLRTVVHAAGSVKHHITDACWERNLTVASAAGANALPVAEYTVAAILFAGKRVLAARREYGHRRARTNALDVIGTGGNYGRTVGVVGASRIGRRVIELLRPFDLRVLLYDPYVDEAGATALGARSVPLDELARDSDVVTIHAPALPETRDLFDRRRLALMPDGATLINTARGSLVDTAALTDELVSGRLDAVLDVTEPEVLPARSPLYDLPNVLLTPHIAGSLGNELARVTHAALDELERYGHRLPYADPVRGETLTHTA; this is encoded by the coding sequence ATGACGCCCCCGTCCCGCACCGCCTACCACCGGCCCCGCACGGTGCTCGCGATGGAACCCTCGGTCCGGGACGCGCTCTTCGACCAGGAGTCCCTCGCCCGGCTGGTGGCCGTCGCGGACACCGATCCCTCCCTCGTGGTCCACGACTTCGGCGACCCGGCCGTGGCGGACGCGCTAGGCCGGGCCGAGGTGCTGTTCACCGGCTGGGGGTGCCCGCCCCTCACCGCCGACGTGCTGGAACGGCTCCCCCGTCTGCGTACCGTCGTCCACGCCGCGGGTTCGGTGAAGCACCACATCACCGATGCCTGCTGGGAGCGTAATCTGACCGTCGCGTCCGCCGCGGGGGCGAACGCGCTGCCGGTCGCGGAGTACACCGTGGCGGCGATCCTCTTCGCCGGCAAGCGGGTCCTGGCGGCCCGACGGGAGTACGGGCACCGGCGCGCCCGGACGAACGCGCTGGACGTCATCGGCACCGGCGGCAACTACGGCCGCACGGTCGGGGTCGTCGGGGCGTCCCGCATCGGGCGGCGGGTGATCGAGCTGCTGCGCCCCTTCGACCTGCGGGTGCTCCTGTACGACCCGTACGTGGACGAGGCCGGGGCGACGGCGCTGGGCGCCCGCTCGGTGCCGCTCGACGAACTGGCGCGCGACAGCGACGTGGTGACGATCCACGCGCCCGCGCTGCCGGAGACCCGGGACCTCTTCGACCGGAGGCGGCTGGCGCTGATGCCGGACGGTGCCACGCTCATCAACACGGCACGGGGCTCGCTGGTGGACACGGCCGCGCTCACCGACGAGCTGGTGTCGGGCCGGCTCGACGCGGTGCTCGACGTGACCGAACCGGAGGTCCTGCCCGCGCGGTCTCCTCTCTACGACCTGCCGAACGTCCTGCTCACCCCGCACATCGCGGGCTCACTCGGCAACGAACTGGCCCGCGTGACGCACGCGGCGCTCGACGAACTGGAGAGGTACGGCCACCGCCTCCCCTATGCCGACCCCGTCCGGGGGGAGACGCTGACGCACACGGCGTGA
- a CDS encoding carbohydrate ABC transporter permease → MATATPPRTLPPTRSPKRPDTTRPPRTPAASWSSKAVVTTLLGIVAVYTLMPLSWLLVNATKSNGDLFASPGFELADFHLLTNLADLFTYQDGVFGRWLANSMLYSVVGALASTLVSLLAGYAFATYDWWGKEKLYGLVLLGILVPHTVISLPMYLMASEVGLVNSYWAVLIPGLVNPFGVYLSRVFAESYVPGETLEAARIDGASELRTFRSVALPMLSPAFVTVFLFSFTGSWNNFFLPLVMLNDSALYPVGLGLFNWNATLPQEPQLYSLVITGSLVSVVPLAVAFVSLQRFWRSGLTAGAVK, encoded by the coding sequence ATGGCCACCGCGACACCCCCTCGCACCCTGCCGCCCACCCGGTCCCCGAAGCGCCCTGACACCACCCGGCCGCCCCGGACCCCCGCGGCGTCCTGGTCGTCGAAGGCCGTCGTCACCACATTGCTCGGCATCGTCGCCGTCTACACGCTGATGCCGTTGAGCTGGCTGCTGGTCAACGCGACGAAGAGCAACGGAGACCTGTTCGCGAGCCCGGGCTTCGAGCTCGCCGACTTCCACCTCCTGACGAACCTCGCCGACCTGTTCACCTACCAGGACGGCGTCTTCGGCCGCTGGCTCGCCAACAGCATGCTGTACTCGGTCGTGGGCGCGCTCGCCTCCACCCTCGTCTCGCTCCTCGCCGGCTACGCCTTCGCCACGTACGACTGGTGGGGCAAGGAGAAGCTCTACGGACTGGTGCTCCTGGGCATCCTCGTCCCGCACACGGTCATCTCGCTGCCGATGTACCTCATGGCGTCCGAGGTGGGGCTCGTCAACTCGTACTGGGCGGTGCTGATCCCCGGCCTCGTGAACCCCTTCGGCGTCTACCTGTCCCGTGTCTTCGCGGAGAGCTACGTCCCCGGCGAGACGCTGGAGGCCGCCCGGATCGACGGCGCGAGCGAACTGCGTACCTTCCGCTCCGTCGCCCTCCCCATGCTCTCGCCCGCCTTCGTGACGGTCTTCCTCTTCTCCTTCACCGGCAGCTGGAACAACTTCTTCCTGCCCCTGGTGATGCTGAACGACTCGGCGCTCTACCCGGTCGGCCTCGGCCTCTTCAACTGGAACGCCACGCTCCCCCAGGAGCCCCAGCTCTACTCGCTCGTCATCACCGGATCGCTGGTGTCCGTCGTCCCGCTCGCCGTCGCCTTCGTATCGCTGCAGCGCTTCTGGCGCTCGGGCCTCACCGCAGGAGCCGTCAAATGA
- a CDS encoding carbohydrate ABC transporter permease, with product MTSRLGRGQRSTPALFVAPFFILFVATLIVPVGYSLWMSLFREQATSGLGFGGTETLFVGADNYLRALGDPSFHRGFLHIALYCLIYIPVMVGGALALALLVDSAMARAKKLIQLAYFLPHAVPGLIAAIIWGFLYTPGLSPVIDLLRTVGVEWDFLGPDGVVFSMANAAAWQWIGYNMVIFYAALQAVPKETLEAAVVDGAGQLRTALSVKLPMIRSSVVLTMLFTAVGAIQLFNEPEVLRSRSSAVSQDWSPVMYIYQAAFTEHDYGLAAAASLLLALLGAGLSFVITKLGNRWKEA from the coding sequence ATGACTTCCCGGCTCGGCCGCGGGCAGCGCAGCACTCCGGCCCTCTTCGTCGCCCCCTTCTTCATCCTCTTCGTCGCCACACTGATCGTTCCCGTCGGGTACTCCCTGTGGATGAGCCTGTTCCGTGAGCAGGCCACCAGCGGGCTCGGTTTCGGGGGCACGGAGACCCTGTTCGTCGGCGCCGACAACTACCTGCGCGCCCTCGGGGACCCCTCGTTCCACCGCGGCTTCCTGCACATCGCCCTCTACTGCCTGATCTACATCCCGGTGATGGTCGGCGGCGCTCTGGCCCTGGCCCTGCTCGTGGACTCGGCGATGGCCAGGGCGAAGAAGTTGATCCAGCTGGCGTACTTCCTCCCCCACGCCGTGCCGGGCCTGATCGCCGCGATCATCTGGGGGTTCCTCTACACCCCGGGGCTCAGCCCGGTCATCGACCTCCTGCGGACCGTCGGCGTGGAGTGGGACTTCCTCGGCCCGGACGGGGTGGTCTTCTCCATGGCCAACGCCGCCGCCTGGCAGTGGATCGGCTACAACATGGTGATCTTCTACGCGGCGCTGCAGGCGGTCCCGAAGGAGACCCTGGAGGCCGCCGTCGTCGACGGGGCGGGCCAGCTGCGCACCGCTCTGTCCGTGAAGCTGCCGATGATCCGTTCCTCCGTCGTCCTGACCATGCTCTTCACGGCGGTCGGCGCCATTCAGCTCTTCAACGAGCCGGAGGTGCTGCGCAGCCGCTCGTCCGCCGTCTCCCAGGACTGGAGTCCGGTGATGTACATCTACCAGGCCGCCTTCACCGAGCACGACTACGGCCTGGCCGCCGCGGCCTCGCTGCTGCTGGCGCTGCTCGGGGCCGGCCTCTCCTTCGTGATCACCAAGCTCGGCAACCGCTGGAAGGAGGCGTGA
- a CDS encoding ABC transporter substrate-binding protein: MQRTTRSTSTALAAAASLALLVTACGGEGASAEKAGSDGKPVEITYWSWMPGTADMTAAFNKTHPGIKVTHAEIPAGLNGGYDKIAKAVKAGNAPDVVNLEYQALPDLVTQGLLRDSSAELGKPVEEYAPESVRSLVTLGGKTWAAPYDVGPQTFYYRTDLFKRYGIEVPTTWAEFRTAAEKVRSASKGKARLLDFWGDDTATWAGLAQQAGAHWYGTSGDAWKVDIADSATKKVADYWKDLVKDDLVLNHKAWSPEATKAVTDSEAIALIGASWSAGSLKTTYPGQKGTWAEAPLPHWGTPATGSVGGSAFAVTKDSEKADAAAEFITWATTRKEAVEARLAAGTSSGLPADEDLRTVAKSTFDSSFFAGRNVYDVAGAQVPLITEGWTWSPVHNSTTMTMQAEFGKAQRTGEFWKAFQAGQAAAEKAITDRGLKLAK, encoded by the coding sequence ATGCAGCGCACCACTCGTTCGACCTCCACGGCCCTCGCGGCCGCCGCGTCCCTGGCCCTCCTCGTCACCGCGTGCGGAGGGGAGGGGGCCTCCGCGGAGAAGGCCGGCTCCGACGGCAAGCCCGTGGAGATCACCTACTGGTCCTGGATGCCCGGCACTGCCGACATGACCGCCGCGTTCAACAAGACGCATCCCGGTATCAAGGTCACCCACGCCGAGATACCCGCGGGGCTCAACGGCGGCTACGACAAGATCGCCAAGGCGGTCAAGGCGGGCAACGCCCCCGACGTCGTCAACCTGGAGTACCAGGCCCTGCCCGACCTCGTGACGCAGGGTCTCCTGCGCGACTCCAGCGCGGAGCTCGGGAAGCCGGTCGAGGAGTACGCCCCCGAATCCGTGCGGTCCCTGGTCACCCTCGGGGGCAAGACCTGGGCCGCCCCCTACGACGTCGGCCCGCAGACCTTCTACTACCGCACCGACCTGTTCAAGCGGTACGGCATCGAGGTCCCCACCACCTGGGCCGAGTTCCGGACGGCGGCCGAGAAGGTCAGGAGCGCCTCCAAGGGCAAGGCGAGGCTGCTCGACTTCTGGGGTGACGACACCGCGACCTGGGCCGGACTCGCCCAGCAGGCCGGCGCCCACTGGTACGGCACGTCCGGCGACGCGTGGAAGGTGGACATCGCCGACTCCGCGACGAAGAAGGTCGCCGACTACTGGAAGGACCTGGTCAAGGACGATCTGGTCCTGAACCACAAGGCGTGGAGCCCCGAGGCGACGAAGGCCGTCACCGACTCCGAGGCGATCGCTCTCATCGGAGCCTCGTGGAGCGCCGGGTCCCTCAAGACCACCTACCCCGGGCAGAAGGGCACGTGGGCCGAGGCCCCGCTCCCCCACTGGGGCACGCCCGCCACCGGTTCGGTGGGCGGCTCGGCCTTCGCCGTGACCAAGGACAGCGAGAAGGCGGACGCCGCCGCCGAGTTCATCACGTGGGCCACCACCCGGAAGGAAGCGGTCGAGGCGCGTCTCGCCGCCGGGACGTCCAGCGGCCTGCCCGCGGACGAGGACCTGCGCACCGTCGCCAAGTCCACCTTCGACTCCTCGTTCTTCGCCGGCCGGAACGTCTACGACGTCGCCGGCGCCCAGGTGCCGCTCATCACCGAGGGCTGGACCTGGAGCCCCGTGCACAACTCCACGACGATGACCATGCAGGCGGAGTTCGGCAAGGCCCAGAGGACCGGGGAGTTCTGGAAGGCCTTCCAGGCCGGCCAGGCGGCGGCCGAGAAGGCGATCACCGACCGCGGCCTGAAGCTCGCCAAGTAG
- a CDS encoding glycoside hydrolase family 35 protein gives MFRISPGGFSLDGHPLRVLSGALHYFRVLPEQWPHRLRMLRALGLNTVETYVPWNLHEPRPGEYDFSGIADLDRFLEASREAGLYAVVRPSPYICAEWEHGGLPWWLLADPEVRALRCQDPAYLAHVDRWFDRLIPLVAAHQVTRGGNVLMMQVENEYGSYGTDSGYLEHLAEGMRARGVDVPLFTSDGPDDFFLTGGAVPGHLATVNFGSRATEAFAGLKRIRPQDPPMCMEFWCGWFDHWGAEHVVREPKDAADTLEEILEAGASVNLYMAHGGTNFSTWAGANTRDPATGAHYEPTVTSYDYDAPIDERGCVTEKFLAFRDVLARYAREPLPEPEAPAPLLPASTLELTRAVALFDVLDVLAGEEVRAAEPPSFEDLGLAHGLVLYTSGIPGPRGPYPLSVQGLADRAHVYVDGEPVGVLERDGAESVDGVRVDGERSRVELLVESMGRVNYGVGLGDRKGVRRVLHTQQMLHGWTARAVPLGHGTPDGLPWDAPRGEAGGRPGPVFHQGFLELAEPGDTYLALPGWGKGYVWVNGFCLGRYWEARGPQRTLYVPWPLLRTGRNEIVVLELDGCARPAVELREAPDLG, from the coding sequence ATGTTCCGCATATCGCCCGGGGGGTTCTCCCTCGACGGCCACCCCCTGCGTGTCCTGTCGGGCGCGCTGCACTACTTCCGTGTCCTGCCGGAGCAGTGGCCCCACCGGCTCCGGATGCTGCGCGCCCTGGGTCTCAACACCGTGGAGACCTACGTTCCCTGGAATCTCCACGAGCCACGCCCCGGGGAGTACGACTTCTCCGGGATCGCTGATCTGGACCGGTTCCTGGAGGCCTCACGCGAGGCCGGGCTGTACGCCGTCGTCAGGCCGTCGCCCTACATCTGCGCCGAGTGGGAGCACGGCGGCCTGCCCTGGTGGCTGCTCGCCGACCCCGAGGTGCGGGCGCTGCGGTGTCAGGACCCGGCGTATCTGGCCCACGTCGACCGCTGGTTCGACCGGCTGATCCCGTTGGTCGCCGCGCACCAGGTCACCCGGGGCGGGAACGTCCTGATGATGCAGGTGGAGAACGAGTACGGCTCCTACGGCACCGACAGCGGGTACCTGGAGCACCTGGCCGAAGGGATGCGGGCGCGCGGGGTCGACGTACCGCTCTTCACCTCGGACGGGCCCGACGACTTCTTCCTGACCGGCGGCGCCGTCCCGGGGCATCTGGCCACGGTGAACTTCGGCAGCCGCGCCACCGAGGCGTTTGCCGGGCTGAAGCGGATACGCCCGCAGGACCCGCCCATGTGCATGGAGTTCTGGTGCGGCTGGTTCGACCACTGGGGCGCCGAGCACGTCGTACGCGAGCCCAAGGACGCGGCGGACACGCTGGAGGAGATCCTGGAGGCCGGCGCCTCGGTCAATCTCTACATGGCGCACGGCGGGACGAACTTCTCGACCTGGGCGGGCGCCAACACGAGGGATCCGGCGACGGGCGCGCACTACGAACCGACGGTGACCTCGTACGACTACGACGCGCCCATCGACGAGCGGGGGTGCGTGACGGAGAAGTTCCTCGCCTTCCGTGACGTACTCGCACGGTACGCGCGGGAGCCGCTGCCCGAGCCGGAGGCCCCCGCGCCCCTGCTGCCGGCCTCGACACTCGAACTGACCCGGGCGGTCGCGCTCTTCGACGTCCTGGACGTCCTCGCCGGCGAGGAGGTGCGCGCGGCCGAACCGCCGTCCTTCGAGGACCTGGGTCTCGCCCACGGACTGGTGCTGTACACCTCGGGTATCCCCGGGCCGCGCGGGCCCTACCCGCTGTCGGTCCAGGGGCTCGCCGACCGCGCGCACGTCTATGTGGACGGCGAGCCCGTGGGGGTGCTGGAGCGGGACGGCGCCGAGTCCGTCGACGGGGTCCGGGTGGACGGGGAACGGTCCCGGGTGGAGCTCCTGGTGGAGTCGATGGGCCGGGTCAACTACGGGGTCGGGCTCGGGGACCGCAAGGGGGTCCGCCGAGTCCTGCACACGCAGCAGATGCTGCACGGCTGGACCGCGCGCGCCGTGCCGCTGGGGCACGGGACCCCCGACGGCCTGCCGTGGGACGCTCCCCGCGGGGAGGCCGGGGGGCGGCCGGGGCCCGTGTTCCACCAGGGGTTCCTGGAATTGGCGGAACCGGGCGACACGTATCTCGCGCTGCCCGGCTGGGGCAAGGGCTACGTCTGGGTCAACGGCTTCTGCCTGGGCCGTTACTGGGAGGCACGGGGCCCTCAGCGGACGTTGTACGTGCCGTGGCCGCTGCTGCGTACCGGGCGCAACGAGATCGTGGTGCTCGAGCTGGACGGCTGCGCGCGTCCGGCCGTGGAGCTGCGCGAGGCCCCGGACCTCGGCTGA
- a CDS encoding substrate-binding domain-containing protein → MHAEERHQAILRRLRERGTLRVSDVADELGVSPVTVRRDIEILADRGLVARVHGGAVLPETRAETTGTEGPTRAAAARGPLSFGLIVPAADYYYPEVIKGAQEAAGERGIRLVLGISQYNPDEEHAQARRMLADGLDGLLVATCDPTAAAPWLGELTIPHVLVERRPGDELSDTERVVTDHVHGARLAVRHLARTRRRIGLLVRDDSPHSGPLVEGYSRGLAAAGLDAPAGGLFRMPPPAGDAARREEVLDAFASAAAEGKLDGGLIHNDHDAIVLLQRLRARGIDVPGDLALVAYDDEVASLADIPLTAVAPPKLAVGASAVALLAERIADPARPRHLVSILPELHVRSSS, encoded by the coding sequence ATGCACGCCGAAGAGAGGCATCAGGCGATCCTTCGCAGGCTGCGCGAGCGGGGGACGCTCCGGGTCAGCGATGTCGCGGACGAGTTGGGCGTCTCACCGGTCACGGTGCGCAGAGACATCGAGATCCTCGCGGACCGCGGGCTGGTCGCCCGTGTGCACGGCGGCGCGGTGCTGCCGGAGACCCGCGCGGAGACGACGGGCACGGAGGGGCCCACTCGGGCCGCGGCAGCCCGTGGGCCCCTCTCCTTCGGCCTGATCGTGCCCGCGGCCGACTACTACTACCCCGAAGTGATCAAGGGGGCCCAGGAGGCCGCCGGGGAGCGCGGCATCCGGCTCGTCCTGGGCATCTCCCAGTACAACCCGGACGAGGAGCACGCCCAGGCCCGGCGCATGCTCGCCGACGGGCTCGACGGCCTCCTGGTCGCGACCTGCGACCCCACGGCCGCCGCGCCCTGGCTGGGCGAGCTGACGATTCCCCACGTCCTGGTGGAACGCCGGCCGGGTGACGAGCTGTCCGACACCGAACGGGTCGTCACCGACCATGTCCACGGCGCCCGGCTGGCGGTGCGCCACCTGGCGCGCACGCGGCGGCGGATCGGGCTCCTGGTACGCGACGACAGCCCGCACAGCGGTCCGCTCGTCGAGGGGTACAGCAGGGGCCTGGCGGCGGCAGGGCTCGACGCGCCTGCCGGCGGACTCTTCCGCATGCCCCCGCCGGCCGGTGACGCGGCCCGGCGCGAGGAGGTCCTCGACGCCTTCGCCTCCGCCGCGGCGGAGGGAAAGCTGGACGGCGGCCTGATCCACAACGACCACGACGCGATCGTCCTGCTGCAGCGTCTGAGGGCGCGGGGCATCGACGTACCGGGCGACCTGGCCCTCGTCGCCTACGACGACGAGGTCGCCTCGCTCGCGGACATCCCCCTCACCGCGGTCGCACCCCCGAAGCTCGCCGTGGGCGCCTCCGCGGTGGCGCTTCTCGCCGAGCGCATCGCGGACCCCGCGCGCCCCCGGCACCTCGTGTCGATCCTGCCGGAGCTGCACGTCCGCTCGTCCAGCTGA